The Helicobacter ibis DNA segment TCTTTTACAAACACTTATGCACCATTTGCAACGCTAGAAAAACTCTATACAGAAGCCCTAAAACTACCAAACACAATAGGCATGTCAATAGGCACTAGGACAGATAGTGTGAGTTTGGAATTATTAGATTTTCTAAGTGAATTACAACACAAAAACAAACAAGAAATATGGATAGAGTATGGGATTCAATCAATCTATAACGAAACTTTGGAGCTTATAAATAGAGGTCATAATGCAGATGAGTTTGAATATTGGATAAATGAAACAAAAAAAAGAGGTTTGAAAGTATGCTCTCACATAATATATGGTCTCCCAAATGAAACAAAAGAAATGATGATAAATTCCCTTAAAAAAGTGCTTGAATGGGGAAGTGATGGCATAAAGGTTCATCCATTATATATAATAGAAAAAACTTTACTTGCCAACATGCATAAAGACGGAAAATACAAGCCAATATCACTTGTGGATTATATTAACCTAATAGTAGAAACACTAAAAATAATCCCAACAAATGTTGTAATACACAGGGTAAGTGCTGGAGTTAGGAATGATACTTTAATTGCACCTAAATGGTGTTTTGATAAAAATATACAAATGAGAGCGATAAGAGACGCGTTGCACAAAGCTGGGATAGAATACTAAAGGAATAAATATGAATCTACTTAAAACCAAGCCAACGCTAGATTCTAGTAGTAGTATTTTTGTATGCGTTGATATACAAGAAAAGCTATACAACATAATGCACAAAAAAGAAAAACTACTAAAAAACGCTAATCTTTTGCTTGAAGCTTCAAAGATTCTAAATATAGATAGTATCATTTTAGAACAATACCCAAAAGGACTTGGAAAAAGCGTAGTAAATGTAAATACAAAAGTTATAGAAAAACTATCATTTAGTGCATTTGGTGAATCTCTTTTTTGCAAAGAAATAGAAGCAAAACAAAATATAATATTCTTTGGAATAGAAAGTCATATTTGCATAAGAGAGAGCTCATTAGATGCTAAAGATAGAGGGTTTAATGTGTTTGTAATAGAAGATTCTTGCTCAAGTGTAAATAAAAATAATCACAAAAATGCACTAAAAGAATTATCACTAAAAAATATAACAATTACAAATACACAAAGCATTTTATTTTCATTTTTACTAACTTGCAAAGATGACTGCTTCAAGCAAATTAGTGCATTAATAAAATAGAAAAGTGATATAATAAACAAAAACTAAGGAACTATAATTGCCAAGAACACAACTAGAGAACTCAACTGAAGTAGTAGAAAAACTACAAGAACCAGATAGATACAAAGTTATTTTGCTAAATGACGACTTTACCACGCAAGATTTTGTGATTCATGTATTGCAGACAATTTTTCACAAAAGCTTTGAAGAATCTCTAAACTTAATGTTACAAATACATAATAGCGGTAAGGGAATGTGCGGGATCTACCCTTATGATATAGCAGAAACCAAAGTAGTAGAAGTAAGAAAAATGGCAAAAGAAAAGCAGTTCCCACTAAGAGCAATTTTAGAAAAAATATAGAGAATAAAAATGATAGAAATAAGCAAAGAATTAAATATAGTATTACAAAATGCACAAAATAGTGCAAAAGAGCTAGGACATGAATATCTAACGCTAGAACATATATTTCAAGCCATGCTAAATAATATAAAGGTAAGAAAGATTCTAAGAGATTGTGGTGGAGATGTATCAATAATAAAAAGAGAGATACACAAATACTTAACTCACTATTTACAAAAACAAGATAGCACTAATGCAATGCCAACAGAGACATTAGCCGTTACTAGAGTGATAGAAATAATGATAGGGCATGTAAAAGGCTCTCAAAGAAACGAAGCACAAATTAGCGATCTATTAGCAGCAATTCTAGAAGAAGACAAGGCTTTTTGTGCCAAACTACTAAAGTCTCAAGGAATCACGCGACTAAATATCTTAGAATATATCACTGAAAATGAAGAAGTAATAAACACCAAAAAACAAGAATCCAAACAAGAAGAAAGTGCCTTAGAGTTATACTGCACGAATCTAAGCCAAGAAGCAAAAGATGGAAAAATAGACAAAATAGTAGGCAGAGATTTCGAGTTAAAAAGGGCATTAGAAGTCCTACTAAGAAAGAAAAAAAATAACCCAATCCTAATAGGTGAGCCCGGAGTTGGCAAGACTGCTATTGTAGAAGGCTTAGCATTAAAGCTAAATAATAAAAACAATCCACTACATGGTCATCAAATATATGAGCTAAACATGGGTGCATTAGTATCTGGGACGAAATATAGAGGAGATTTTGAAAAAAGAATAAAAGCCCTAACAGATGAAATACTAGCAAAGGAAAATGTTATTTTATTTATAGATGAAATACATATGATAATAGGTGCTGGTTCAAGCAGTAATGGCAACATGGACGCAAGCAATCTGCTAAAACCAATGCTAGGAAATGGGAAGCTAAGATGTATAGGTGCTACAACTTATGCTGAATATAGAATCATGTTTGATAGGGATAAAGCATTATCTAGGAGATTTGCCAAAATAGATGTAAATGAGCCTAGCAAGGAAGAAGCACTGCTAATTTTAGAAGGCGTTAGAAAATATTATGAAAAATTCCATAGCGTAAGTTACACAACACAAATCCTAAAAGAAGCAATAGAACTATCAAATAAATACATACATGATAGATTCTTGCCAGATAAGGCAATAGACATCATAGATGAAGTTGGTGCTTCATACAAGCTAGAAGGAAAAAGAGGTAGAGTAAGTCTAAGTGCTATTAGAAAAATGATCTCAAAACTAGCCAACATACCTGAAATAGACGCTTCAAAAGATGATAAAAGCTTACTTAAAAATTTAGAAAAAACATTGCAAAGCAGAATCTACGGACAAGATAGTGCAATAAAAGAAATTGTAACTGCAATTAAAAGAAGTAAAGCTGGATTAAATGCACCAAATAGACCTATAGGCTCATTTTTGTTTAGTGGTCCTAGCGGGGTTGGCAAGACAGAGTTAGCAAAAGAGTTAGCAAAAGCAATGGGTATAAACTTCAATAGAATCGATATGAGCGAATA contains these protein-coding regions:
- a CDS encoding TIGR01212 family radical SAM protein (This family includes YhcC from E. coli K-12, an uncharacterized radical SAM protein.), whose translation is MKQMLTFGRYCKRRFGERVRKIPIALGGFTCPNIDGSVAKGGCIFCKNESFSPTLEHEPKFSIKMNPNMKENPLLNTQLEQLHSQYKWQSEFHKNKFGVCKYMIYFQSFTNTYAPFATLEKLYTEALKLPNTIGMSIGTRTDSVSLELLDFLSELQHKNKQEIWIEYGIQSIYNETLELINRGHNADEFEYWINETKKRGLKVCSHIIYGLPNETKEMMINSLKKVLEWGSDGIKVHPLYIIEKTLLANMHKDGKYKPISLVDYINLIVETLKIIPTNVVIHRVSAGVRNDTLIAPKWCFDKNIQMRAIRDALHKAGIEY
- a CDS encoding ATP-dependent Clp protease adaptor ClpS, encoding MPRTQLENSTEVVEKLQEPDRYKVILLNDDFTTQDFVIHVLQTIFHKSFEESLNLMLQIHNSGKGMCGIYPYDIAETKVVEVRKMAKEKQFPLRAILEKI
- a CDS encoding isochorismatase family protein; translation: MNLLKTKPTLDSSSSIFVCVDIQEKLYNIMHKKEKLLKNANLLLEASKILNIDSIILEQYPKGLGKSVVNVNTKVIEKLSFSAFGESLFCKEIEAKQNIIFFGIESHICIRESSLDAKDRGFNVFVIEDSCSSVNKNNHKNALKELSLKNITITNTQSILFSFLLTCKDDCFKQISALIK
- a CDS encoding AAA family ATPase, with the translated sequence MIEISKELNIVLQNAQNSAKELGHEYLTLEHIFQAMLNNIKVRKILRDCGGDVSIIKREIHKYLTHYLQKQDSTNAMPTETLAVTRVIEIMIGHVKGSQRNEAQISDLLAAILEEDKAFCAKLLKSQGITRLNILEYITENEEVINTKKQESKQEESALELYCTNLSQEAKDGKIDKIVGRDFELKRALEVLLRKKKNNPILIGEPGVGKTAIVEGLALKLNNKNNPLHGHQIYELNMGALVSGTKYRGDFEKRIKALTDEILAKENVILFIDEIHMIIGAGSSSNGNMDASNLLKPMLGNGKLRCIGATTYAEYRIMFDRDKALSRRFAKIDVNEPSKEEALLILEGVRKYYEKFHSVSYTTQILKEAIELSNKYIHDRFLPDKAIDIIDEVGASYKLEGKRGRVSLSAIRKMISKLANIPEIDASKDDKSLLKNLEKTLQSRIYGQDSAIKEIVTAIKRSKAGLNAPNRPIGSFLFSGPSGVGKTELAKELAKAMGINFNRIDMSEYMERYSISQLIGAPAGYVGYDKGGILTEMIKKNPHTILLLDEIEKAHPDVLNLFLQVMDHAKLTDNNGVSSDFSSVILIMTSNVGSKEAPTLGFTQDSSLKFNKAIKDNFSPEFRNRLDAIIAFNPLSKDEILKIIDKNILDLNNQIKNKNITIHLDEAAKEYLANEGFSEELGARPLNLVIQRDIKNVLSDLMLFGDLSKGGEIIFSYNKKENKLINKTKKTKAKK